The proteins below come from a single Thermotoga sp. KOL6 genomic window:
- the secY gene encoding preprotein translocase subunit SecY, giving the protein MWQALRNAFKIPELRSRIIFTFLALIVFRMGIYIPVPGLNLEAWGEIFKKIAETAGVAGILSFYDVFTGGALSRFSVFTMSVTPYITASIILQLLASVMPSLKEMLREGEEGRKKFAMYTRRLTLLIGGFQAFFISFSLARSNPDMVALGVTPLQFTILSTISMLAGTMFLLWLGERITEKGIGNGISVLIFAGIVARYPSYVRRAYLGGLNIIEWIFLIAIALITVFGIILVQQAERRITIQYARRVSGRRVYGGASTYLPIKVNQGGVIPIIFASAIVSIPSAIASMTNNETLKNLFRAGSFLYLLIYGLLVFFFTYFYSVVIFDPKEISGNIQKYGGYIPGLRPGRPTEQYLHRVLNRVTFIGAVFLVIIALLPYLVQGAIKVNVWIGGTSALIAVGVALDIIQQMETHMVMRHYEGFIKKGRIRGRR; this is encoded by the coding sequence ATGTGGCAAGCTTTGAGAAATGCTTTTAAAATTCCGGAGTTGAGGAGTAGGATCATCTTTACCTTTCTTGCGTTGATCGTTTTCAGGATGGGGATCTATATCCCCGTTCCTGGTTTGAATTTGGAAGCATGGGGGGAAATTTTCAAAAAAATAGCTGAGACGGCCGGTGTTGCAGGTATTTTGAGTTTTTACGATGTTTTCACTGGAGGTGCTCTGAGTCGTTTCTCTGTTTTTACCATGAGTGTTACTCCTTACATCACAGCGTCCATTATTTTGCAACTTCTCGCCTCTGTTATGCCTTCTTTGAAAGAAATGCTCAGAGAAGGTGAAGAAGGAAGAAAGAAGTTTGCAATGTACACAAGACGTCTCACTCTTTTGATAGGTGGTTTCCAAGCTTTTTTCATTTCTTTTTCTTTGGCAAGATCGAATCCAGACATGGTGGCGCTCGGTGTTACACCGCTTCAATTCACTATACTCTCTACCATATCCATGCTCGCAGGTACGATGTTCCTACTTTGGCTTGGTGAAAGGATTACAGAGAAGGGTATAGGAAACGGGATCTCCGTCTTGATTTTTGCTGGGATAGTGGCGAGATATCCGAGTTACGTCAGGAGAGCTTACCTTGGAGGACTTAACATAATCGAGTGGATATTCCTGATAGCAATAGCCCTCATTACTGTGTTCGGGATCATACTCGTTCAACAAGCCGAGAGAAGGATTACTATTCAATACGCCAGAAGAGTTTCTGGAAGGAGAGTCTATGGGGGAGCTAGTACCTATCTTCCGATAAAGGTCAATCAAGGTGGTGTGATTCCTATTATTTTCGCAAGTGCTATTGTTTCCATTCCTTCAGCGATAGCTTCTATGACTAACAACGAGACTTTGAAAAATCTTTTCAGAGCAGGGAGTTTCCTCTATCTTCTCATTTACGGTCTTCTTGTCTTCTTCTTTACGTATTTCTACAGTGTTGTGATTTTCGATCCAAAGGAAATTTCTGGGAATATACAAAAATACGGAGGATACATTCCTGGTTTGAGGCCTGGAAGACCCACCGAACAGTATCTCCACAGGGTTTTGAACAGAGTTACCTTCATAGGAGCCGTGTTCTTAGTTATAATAGCTCTTTTGCCGTATCTTGTTCAGGGAGCTATAAAGGTGAATGTATGGATAGGCGGAACGTCTGCCTTGATTGCGGTTGGTGTTGCCCTCGACATCATCCAGCAAATGGAAACGCATATGGTTATGAGACATTACGAAGGTTTTATCAAGAAGGGTAGAATAAGGGGGAGAAGATGA
- the rplO gene encoding 50S ribosomal protein L15 — MRLEDLKPTPGAMKKRKRVGRGPGSGHGKTSGKGHKGQKARGTGKVHLWFEGGQTPLQRRLPKRGFKNINKKVYAVVNVGVLEEKFEANEEVTPEKLIERKIVKDVKDGIKILGDGEITKPLIVKAHAFSKSAIEKIESAGGKAEVI; from the coding sequence ATGAGACTTGAAGATTTGAAACCAACTCCTGGTGCGATGAAAAAGAGAAAAAGAGTAGGAAGGGGTCCGGGTTCTGGCCATGGAAAGACCAGTGGAAAAGGGCATAAAGGCCAAAAAGCGAGAGGAACGGGGAAAGTTCACCTCTGGTTTGAAGGTGGACAGACACCTCTTCAAAGAAGGCTTCCAAAGAGGGGGTTCAAGAATATAAACAAGAAAGTCTATGCTGTGGTGAACGTAGGAGTTCTTGAGGAAAAGTTTGAGGCAAACGAAGAAGTTACTCCCGAAAAACTCATCGAAAGAAAGATTGTGAAAGACGTGAAGGATGGGATAAAAATTCTCGGCGATGGAGAAATAACCAAGCCACTGATCGTTAAGGCACACGCTTTCAGCAAAAGCGCTATAGAGAAGATAGAAAGTGCCGGTGGTAAGGCTGAGGTGATATAA
- the rpmD gene encoding 50S ribosomal protein L30, with translation MPKKLRIKLVKSPIGYSWDQKDTVKRLGLRKLNQVVIKDDAPQIRGMIRKVRHLLEVEEIEEGGSDA, from the coding sequence ATGCCTAAAAAATTGAGAATAAAACTTGTCAAAAGTCCTATCGGTTATTCATGGGATCAGAAAGACACAGTAAAAAGGCTCGGACTCAGGAAGCTTAATCAAGTGGTGATAAAAGATGATGCTCCTCAAATCAGAGGCATGATTAGAAAAGTGAGGCACCTTCTAGAAGTGGAAGAAATCGAGGAAGGAGGTAGTGATGCATGA
- the rpsE gene encoding 30S ribosomal protein S5: MKEIQYEEFEEKIIEIRRTSKVTKGGKNLSFRVVAIVGNKNGKVGLGIGKAREVPEAIRKAIAAAKRNVIEVPVINGTIPHEVIGRQDASKVLLKPAAPGTGIIAGGTVRAVVELAGIHNILTKALGSTNPLNLALATMNGLKELLDPKKVAKLRDITVEEVYKGTRRENNA, from the coding sequence ATGAAGGAAATTCAATACGAAGAGTTCGAAGAAAAGATAATAGAGATCAGAAGAACCTCCAAAGTTACGAAAGGTGGAAAGAATCTCAGTTTCAGGGTAGTTGCCATAGTTGGAAACAAGAATGGTAAAGTTGGTTTGGGAATAGGAAAGGCCAGAGAAGTTCCAGAAGCTATCAGGAAGGCTATTGCAGCAGCGAAGAGAAATGTGATAGAAGTTCCTGTGATCAACGGTACGATTCCACACGAAGTCATAGGGAGACAGGATGCCTCGAAAGTTCTCTTGAAACCGGCTGCTCCAGGTACCGGTATCATCGCAGGTGGAACAGTTCGTGCGGTTGTGGAACTCGCTGGAATACACAACATTCTCACCAAGGCACTCGGCTCCACCAATCCGTTGAATCTTGCCTTGGCAACGATGAATGGTCTGAAAGAACTCCTCGATCCGAAAAAAGTTGCAAAGCTCAGAGACATAACAGTTGAAGAAGTGTACAAAGGAACGAGGAGGGAGAATAATGCCTAA
- the rplR gene encoding 50S ribosomal protein L18, with protein sequence MIKKESKNVRRLRRHRRVRKKVFGTPERPRLCVFRSNKHIYAQIIDDTVGHTLVSASTLDPELREKLQKTWNVEAAKEVGLLIGKRALEKGIKKVVFDRGGYKYHGRVKALADGAREAGLEF encoded by the coding sequence ATGATAAAGAAGGAGTCGAAGAATGTAAGGAGACTCAGAAGGCACAGAAGAGTAAGAAAGAAAGTTTTCGGTACGCCCGAAAGACCAAGGCTCTGTGTGTTCAGAAGCAATAAGCATATATACGCCCAGATTATAGATGATACCGTAGGCCACACTCTCGTTTCTGCTTCTACACTGGATCCTGAGCTGAGAGAGAAACTTCAGAAAACCTGGAACGTTGAAGCTGCAAAAGAAGTAGGACTTCTTATCGGAAAAAGGGCTCTAGAAAAGGGAATTAAAAAAGTTGTTTTCGATCGAGGAGGTTACAAGTACCACGGAAGAGTCAAAGCCTTGGCGGATGGTGCTAGAGAAGCCGGACTTGAATTTTAA
- the rplF gene encoding 50S ribosomal protein L6, whose product MSRLAKKPIDIPQGVSVEVQNNIVKVKGPKGELSQDFLPYVKVVVEDEKVWVKPNEEMVRRKSDWRKIRMFQGTYWSLIRNMIIGVTEGYKKELEIVGIGYRAQLQGNTVVMNLGYAHPVVYQIPSDVRIEVPAPNRIVVSGIDKQRVGQVAAEIRAFRPPNVYTGKGIRYVGEMVRQKEGKKA is encoded by the coding sequence ATGTCCCGACTCGCAAAGAAGCCTATAGATATACCTCAGGGTGTATCGGTTGAAGTACAGAACAATATTGTTAAAGTCAAAGGGCCCAAAGGAGAACTCAGTCAGGATTTCCTTCCTTACGTGAAGGTTGTAGTTGAAGACGAAAAAGTTTGGGTGAAACCCAATGAAGAAATGGTCAGAAGGAAGTCTGATTGGCGCAAGATAAGGATGTTTCAAGGGACCTACTGGTCACTAATCAGAAATATGATAATAGGTGTTACGGAAGGTTACAAAAAGGAACTCGAGATAGTGGGAATAGGCTACAGGGCTCAATTACAAGGTAATACCGTTGTGATGAATTTAGGATACGCTCACCCCGTCGTTTACCAAATTCCAAGTGATGTGAGAATAGAAGTGCCTGCACCGAACAGAATAGTTGTTTCTGGTATCGATAAGCAAAGAGTAGGTCAAGTGGCAGCCGAGATAAGGGCGTTCAGGCCGCCTAATGTGTACACCGGTAAGGGTATAAGATACGTTGGTGAAATGGTGAGGCAGAAAGAAGGCAAGAAAGCATAA
- the rpsH gene encoding 30S ribosomal protein S8, with protein MWSDPIADMLTRIRNANMVFKEYTDVPASNLKKKICEILKREGFIADYKYIEDGKQGILRIYLKYKGGRKNRERVIHGIVRVSHAGRRVYVDKDNIPKVKNGLGIAILTTSKGVLTDKEARQLGVGGEVIAYVW; from the coding sequence GTGTGGAGTGATCCAATTGCCGATATGCTAACAAGAATCAGGAATGCCAATATGGTTTTCAAAGAATACACGGATGTACCTGCCTCCAATCTTAAGAAGAAAATTTGTGAGATTTTGAAGAGGGAAGGATTCATTGCTGACTACAAATACATCGAAGACGGGAAGCAGGGGATATTGAGGATTTATCTTAAATACAAAGGTGGGAGAAAAAATAGGGAAAGAGTTATTCATGGAATAGTCAGAGTCTCTCATGCAGGTAGAAGGGTTTACGTCGATAAGGACAATATTCCTAAAGTGAAAAATGGTTTAGGAATAGCCATATTGACCACTTCAAAGGGAGTTCTCACGGACAAAGAAGCACGTCAGCTTGGAGTCGGTGGAGAAGTAATTGCATACGTTTGGTGA
- a CDS encoding type Z 30S ribosomal protein S14, whose amino-acid sequence MAKKAMIERWKKPKKYKVREYTRCHICGRPRAVYREFGLCRVCFRKLALEGKLPGVRKASW is encoded by the coding sequence ATGGCTAAAAAAGCAATGATAGAGAGATGGAAAAAACCGAAAAAGTATAAGGTTCGCGAATATACAAGGTGCCACATTTGTGGACGTCCTAGAGCAGTTTATCGAGAATTCGGACTCTGTAGAGTTTGTTTTAGGAAGCTCGCCTTGGAAGGGAAGCTCCCCGGTGTCCGGAAGGCAAGCTGGTAA
- the rplE gene encoding 50S ribosomal protein L5 — MRYEYVPLKEQYEKEIVPTLMKEFNYKNIHQVPKLVKIVVNMGIGEGARNYDLIEKHANELAKITGQKPVITRARKSISNFKIRKGMPIGVKVTLRGARMYNFLYKLINIVLPKVRDFRGLDPNSFDGRGNYSFGLSEQLVFPELSPDEVRRIQGMDITIVTTAKTDQEAKRLLELFGMPFKRG, encoded by the coding sequence ATGAGATATGAATACGTTCCTCTGAAGGAACAGTATGAAAAAGAAATCGTGCCTACTCTTATGAAAGAGTTCAACTACAAAAATATTCATCAAGTTCCGAAACTGGTCAAGATAGTTGTGAACATGGGAATTGGTGAAGGTGCAAGAAATTACGATCTTATTGAGAAACATGCGAATGAACTCGCAAAAATAACCGGGCAGAAGCCAGTTATTACAAGAGCGAGGAAAAGTATTTCCAACTTCAAGATAAGAAAGGGGATGCCAATCGGCGTCAAGGTCACGCTCAGAGGAGCGAGGATGTACAACTTCCTTTACAAACTTATAAACATCGTTCTGCCAAAAGTGAGAGACTTCAGGGGTCTCGATCCAAACTCTTTTGACGGAAGAGGAAATTATTCTTTTGGTCTGTCTGAACAATTGGTCTTCCCTGAATTGAGCCCCGATGAAGTCAGGAGAATACAGGGTATGGATATAACTATAGTCACAACGGCGAAAACGGATCAAGAAGCCAAAAGACTCCTTGAGTTGTTTGGGATGCCTTTTAAAAGAGGATAA
- the rplX gene encoding 50S ribosomal protein L24 yields the protein MEMRIKKGDLVEVISGKDKGKRGRVLRVLPKENKVIVEGVNMVRKHQRPIPQLREGGIIEREAPIYASKVMVVCPACDKRTRVGHKFTDDGKKVRYCKKCGEIIDKD from the coding sequence ATGGAGATGAGGATAAAAAAGGGAGACTTGGTTGAGGTAATTTCTGGCAAGGACAAAGGAAAGAGAGGAAGAGTTCTCAGAGTACTTCCTAAGGAGAATAAGGTGATAGTTGAAGGCGTGAATATGGTCAGGAAGCACCAAAGACCTATCCCTCAACTGCGTGAGGGAGGGATTATAGAAAGAGAAGCGCCCATTTACGCTTCCAAGGTTATGGTTGTGTGTCCAGCCTGTGACAAGAGAACAAGAGTTGGTCATAAATTCACTGATGATGGAAAGAAAGTAAGATACTGTAAGAAGTGTGGTGAGATCATTGACAAGGACTGA
- the rplN gene encoding 50S ribosomal protein L14, translating to MIQQETYLNVADNSGAKKLRVIRVLGGFHKKYGTVGDVVVCSVREAIPNSDVKKGDVVRAVIVRTKKEIRRKDGTYIRFDDNAAVLIDKFNAPRGTRIFGPVARELREKGFMKIVSLAPEVW from the coding sequence ATGATACAGCAGGAAACCTATCTAAATGTGGCCGATAATTCCGGAGCAAAGAAGCTCAGGGTCATAAGGGTCTTGGGAGGTTTCCATAAGAAATACGGAACAGTTGGGGATGTTGTTGTGTGTTCTGTTAGAGAAGCTATTCCAAATTCTGATGTGAAAAAAGGAGATGTAGTTAGGGCCGTTATAGTGAGAACGAAAAAGGAAATCAGGAGAAAAGATGGAACATATATTAGATTCGATGACAACGCGGCTGTTCTCATTGACAAGTTCAATGCTCCTAGAGGGACTAGAATCTTTGGACCAGTTGCGAGGGAGCTTCGCGAAAAAGGATTTATGAAAATCGTATCCCTCGCACCCGAGGTTTGGTGA
- the rpsQ gene encoding 30S ribosomal protein S17 translates to MPRKRMTGIVVSDKMDKTVVVAVERLVQHPLYKKYIKRTKKYHAHDERNECRIGDVVEIEETRPLSKTKRWRVVRIIKRFEPERVMKEKEEIQDELKEVVEEKGGAES, encoded by the coding sequence ATGCCCAGGAAACGAATGACGGGAATAGTTGTAAGTGACAAAATGGACAAAACAGTCGTTGTCGCTGTGGAAAGATTAGTTCAGCACCCGCTTTACAAAAAATATATAAAGAGGACAAAGAAATATCATGCCCACGATGAGAGAAACGAATGTAGGATAGGAGATGTCGTTGAGATAGAGGAGACCAGACCTTTGAGCAAAACCAAAAGGTGGAGAGTTGTTAGGATCATAAAACGCTTTGAACCAGAAAGAGTAATGAAAGAGAAAGAAGAGATCCAGGATGAGTTGAAAGAAGTGGTTGAGGAAAAAGGAGGGGCTGAATCATGA
- the rpmC gene encoding 50S ribosomal protein L29, with amino-acid sequence MKASELRNYTDEELRNLLEEKKRQLMELRFQLAMGQLKNTSLIKLTKRDIARIKTILRERELGIRR; translated from the coding sequence ATGAAGGCTTCTGAACTCAGGAATTACACTGATGAGGAATTGAGGAATTTACTCGAGGAGAAAAAAAGGCAACTCATGGAATTGAGATTCCAACTCGCTATGGGACAGTTGAAAAACACATCCCTTATCAAGCTTACAAAGAGAGATATAGCAAGGATCAAAACCATTCTCAGAGAGAGGGAACTAGGCATAAGGAGGTGA
- the rplP gene encoding 50S ribosomal protein L16, whose translation MLMPRRVKYRKQQRGRMKGKAKGGTLVQFGEWGLKALEPAWITAQQIEACRIAMMRVMKRAGKIWIRIFPDKPYTKKPAESRMGKGKGNVEGWVAVVKPGKILFEIAGVDEETAYEALRYAASKLPIATKVVPRHHIGGEAV comes from the coding sequence ATGTTGATGCCGCGAAGAGTTAAATATAGAAAACAACAGAGAGGAAGGATGAAAGGGAAAGCTAAAGGAGGAACTCTAGTTCAATTTGGAGAATGGGGTCTCAAAGCTCTCGAACCTGCGTGGATAACTGCTCAACAAATAGAAGCTTGTAGAATAGCGATGATGAGGGTAATGAAAAGAGCAGGTAAGATTTGGATAAGAATCTTTCCGGACAAACCTTATACGAAGAAACCAGCGGAGTCGAGAATGGGTAAGGGAAAAGGTAATGTCGAAGGATGGGTTGCCGTTGTGAAACCGGGGAAAATACTCTTTGAAATAGCAGGAGTCGATGAAGAAACAGCCTATGAGGCTTTAAGATATGCTGCAAGTAAACTTCCAATAGCAACGAAAGTAGTTCCCCGCCACCATATTGGGGGTGAGGCAGTATGA
- the rpsC gene encoding 30S ribosomal protein S3 yields MGQKVHPRGFRLGLSADWQAKWFNEKNYKEWLLEDEEIRKIIKNRYYHAGISEIYIERPDAERVNITVKTARPGIIIGRKGAEITTLREELERKFNRRMIINIEEIKTPELDAQLVAESIASRIEKRASYKVAMKRAITNAMRKGAQGIKVMVAGRLGGAEIARREWYLRGRLPLQKIKAIIDYGTATAWTKYGTIGVKVWIYKGDADV; encoded by the coding sequence GTGGGACAGAAAGTACATCCTCGAGGATTCAGATTGGGATTGAGTGCTGATTGGCAAGCAAAATGGTTCAATGAAAAGAACTACAAAGAGTGGCTTTTGGAAGATGAAGAAATCAGAAAGATTATAAAAAACAGATACTACCATGCTGGAATCAGTGAGATCTACATAGAAAGACCAGATGCTGAAAGGGTGAACATCACAGTAAAAACAGCAAGGCCAGGAATCATCATAGGAAGGAAAGGTGCAGAGATTACTACTTTGAGGGAAGAGCTTGAACGGAAGTTCAATAGAAGAATGATAATAAATATTGAAGAGATAAAAACGCCCGAACTCGATGCACAACTTGTTGCAGAATCTATAGCATCCCGTATCGAAAAGAGAGCTTCTTACAAGGTTGCGATGAAAAGAGCCATCACGAACGCCATGCGCAAAGGAGCACAAGGAATAAAGGTGATGGTTGCTGGAAGATTGGGAGGAGCAGAGATTGCCAGAAGAGAATGGTATCTCAGGGGAAGACTCCCGCTTCAGAAAATAAAGGCGATTATAGACTATGGAACAGCCACTGCGTGGACCAAGTACGGAACTATCGGGGTTAAGGTGTGGATCTACAAAGGAGACGCTGATGTTTAA
- the rplV gene encoding 50S ribosomal protein L22 — MKLQIPRNGLKRSLFHRKRKELLSSLPKIEAKAVAKYVRISPRKARAVANTIRGKSVEEAFQILAFSPKKAARIIEKVLRSAVANAENNFGLDVDNLYVAECYVNDGPRLRRIWPRGRGRADIILKRMSHITVVVRDRSKEEDYKKALEELERKISSEE, encoded by the coding sequence ATGAAACTTCAAATTCCAAGAAACGGGTTGAAGCGCTCACTTTTCCATAGAAAAAGAAAAGAACTCTTGTCATCCTTACCGAAGATAGAAGCCAAAGCCGTAGCGAAGTACGTCCGCATCTCTCCTAGGAAAGCTAGGGCAGTGGCGAACACAATAAGAGGAAAATCTGTTGAGGAAGCTTTCCAAATACTCGCCTTCTCCCCAAAGAAAGCAGCTAGAATCATTGAGAAGGTTTTGAGATCGGCTGTTGCAAATGCTGAGAACAATTTTGGATTAGATGTGGATAATCTCTACGTTGCTGAGTGTTATGTAAACGATGGACCAAGATTGAGGAGAATATGGCCTAGGGGAAGAGGAAGAGCAGATATCATTTTGAAGAGGATGTCACATATAACTGTTGTTGTAAGGGATCGCAGCAAGGAGGAGGATTATAAAAAAGCCCTGGAGGAACTTGAAAGGAAAATATCATCTGAGGAGTGA
- the rpsS gene encoding 30S ribosomal protein S19 → MGRSKKKGPYVDRKLLEKIRKLNETGEKKIIKTWSRASMIIPEMVGHTIAVYNGMKHIPVYITENMIGHRLGEFAPTRRFGGHADKKAKKGELKK, encoded by the coding sequence GTGGGTCGTTCCAAGAAAAAGGGCCCCTATGTAGATAGGAAACTTCTAGAGAAGATCAGGAAACTCAACGAAACAGGAGAAAAGAAAATAATAAAAACGTGGAGCAGAGCATCCATGATAATACCTGAAATGGTAGGACATACGATAGCGGTATACAATGGTATGAAACATATACCCGTTTATATAACAGAGAATATGATAGGACACAGACTAGGAGAGTTTGCGCCTACCAGGAGATTTGGTGGACATGCCGATAAAAAAGCTAAAAAAGGCGAATTGAAGAAGTGA
- the rplB gene encoding 50S ribosomal protein L2 gives MGLKRFKPVTPGRRFMVISDFADITKTEPEKSLLAPLKKTGGRNHHGRVTVRHRGGGHKRRYRIIDFKRYDKAGIPAKVLAIEYDPNRSARIALLLYSDGEKRYILAPKGVNVGDTLMSGPDAEIRPGNALPLEKIPVGTLVHNVEFTPGKGGQIARAAGTFCQIMAKEGNYALLRMPSGELRKIHVKCYATIGVVGNEDHKNEVHGKAGRVRWLGRRPHVRGVAMNPVDHPHGGGEGRGKGHHPTSPWGLPTKGYKTRRGKRPSDKFIVRRRNEV, from the coding sequence ATGGGACTCAAAAGATTTAAACCGGTTACCCCAGGGAGACGTTTCATGGTAATTTCCGACTTTGCCGATATCACCAAGACGGAACCGGAAAAATCATTGCTCGCTCCTCTCAAAAAGACTGGTGGAAGAAATCATCATGGTAGGGTAACTGTGAGACATAGAGGTGGCGGACACAAAAGAAGATACAGGATCATAGATTTCAAGAGATACGACAAGGCAGGAATACCTGCCAAGGTGCTGGCTATTGAATACGATCCTAATAGATCCGCTAGGATCGCTCTTTTGCTGTACTCTGATGGAGAAAAGAGATACATACTCGCACCGAAGGGCGTAAATGTTGGGGACACTCTCATGAGTGGCCCGGATGCGGAAATAAGGCCTGGAAACGCCTTGCCGCTGGAAAAAATACCTGTGGGGACCCTGGTGCACAATGTTGAATTCACTCCTGGTAAAGGCGGACAAATTGCCAGAGCCGCTGGTACCTTTTGCCAAATAATGGCAAAAGAAGGTAATTATGCTCTGCTCAGAATGCCTTCAGGAGAGTTGAGAAAGATACATGTTAAATGTTATGCAACAATTGGTGTGGTAGGTAACGAAGATCACAAAAACGAGGTGCACGGAAAAGCTGGAAGAGTAAGATGGTTGGGAAGAAGACCGCATGTTAGAGGAGTTGCGATGAACCCTGTGGATCATCCACATGGTGGTGGTGAAGGTAGAGGAAAAGGGCATCATCCAACAAGTCCTTGGGGATTGCCAACGAAAGGATACAAAACGAGACGCGGAAAGAGACCTTCTGACAAATTTATTGTCAGAAGAAGAAACGAAGTGTAA
- the rplW gene encoding 50S ribosomal protein L23, whose protein sequence is MKQEKLSLHDVLVRPIITEKALTLREQRKYIFEVNPLANKNLIKEAVEKLFNVKVEKVNVLNMKPKPKRRGIFEGKTRSWKKAIVTLKEGYTIKELEGEH, encoded by the coding sequence ATGAAGCAAGAAAAGCTCTCACTGCATGATGTTCTAGTCAGGCCTATAATCACGGAAAAAGCTTTGACACTCCGTGAACAAAGAAAGTACATCTTCGAGGTTAACCCTCTTGCAAACAAGAATCTAATAAAAGAGGCTGTGGAAAAGCTCTTTAATGTTAAAGTAGAGAAGGTAAACGTGCTTAACATGAAACCAAAACCAAAGAGGAGAGGAATATTCGAAGGAAAAACTAGGAGCTGGAAGAAAGCAATAGTTACTCTCAAAGAAGGTTATACAATCAAAGAGCTGGAAGGTGAACATTGA
- the rplD gene encoding 50S ribosomal protein L4: MAQVDLFNVKGEKIGTLEISDYVFNIDPNYDVMWRYVDMQLSNRRAGTASTKTRGEVSGGGRKPWPQKHTGRARHGSIRSPIWRHGGVAHGPKPRDWSKKLNKKMKKLALRSALSVKFRENKLLVLEDLQFERPKTKSLKEVLQSLNLADKKALIVLPWKREGYENVKLSGRNLPNVKVIIADNPNNNKNGEKAIRIDGLNVFDMLKYDYLVLTKDTVSKIEEVLGNEARKALTA; encoded by the coding sequence ATGGCTCAGGTGGATCTTTTCAATGTGAAAGGGGAAAAAATTGGGACCCTCGAGATAAGTGATTATGTTTTCAACATCGATCCCAACTATGATGTGATGTGGAGATATGTAGATATGCAACTTTCCAACAGAAGAGCAGGAACTGCTTCAACAAAAACAAGAGGTGAGGTCTCTGGTGGAGGCAGAAAACCTTGGCCGCAAAAACATACAGGGAGAGCTAGACATGGTTCAATAAGATCTCCTATTTGGAGGCACGGTGGAGTGGCTCATGGGCCAAAACCGAGGGATTGGAGCAAGAAACTCAACAAGAAAATGAAAAAGTTAGCCCTAAGATCCGCTTTGTCTGTCAAATTCAGAGAGAACAAGCTGTTGGTTCTGGAGGATTTACAATTTGAAAGACCGAAGACAAAATCTTTGAAAGAAGTCCTTCAAAGTCTAAATCTTGCTGACAAGAAAGCTCTCATTGTTCTTCCATGGAAAAGAGAAGGCTATGAAAATGTAAAACTCTCTGGTCGTAATCTTCCCAATGTGAAAGTGATAATCGCAGATAATCCGAACAATAACAAGAACGGCGAGAAAGCAATAAGAATAGATGGACTCAACGTTTTTGATATGCTCAAATACGATTATCTAGTTCTCACCAAGGATACAGTTTCCAAAATAGAGGAGGTGCTCGGAAATGAAGCAAGAAAAGCTCTCACTGCATGA